The Pimelobacter simplex genomic sequence GGCCTGCCGCACGCTCGGCATCCGCGCCGAGCAGGCGCTGCTGCGCGACCTCGCCTCCGAGGTCGAGTGGGCCAAGGTGAGCAATGTCGGCGCCGACGACTACCCCCGGCTCGCGCCGGCCAAGGGCCGCTCGGTCGGCGACCAGACGCCCGAGGCGGTCGGGCGGGTGATGGCCGCCTACGAGCAGGTCAAGCGCGACCAGGGGCGGATGGACATGGAGGACGTGCTCCTCCTCACCGCGGGCGTCCTGGCCAGCGACGAGCGGGTCGCGGCCCAGGTGCGCCGCCAGTACAAGTGGTTCGTCGTCGACGAGTTCCAAGACGTCTCGCCGCTGCAGTCGGCGCTGCTCGACCTGTGGCTGGGCGGGCGCGACGAGCTGTGCGTGGTGGGCGACCCGGCCCAGACGATCTACTCCTTCGCGGGCGCCGACGCGACCTACCTCAAGGACTTCCCGCAGCGCTATCCCGGCACCACCTCGATCGAGCTGGTCCGCAACTACCGCTCCTCGCCCCAGGTGGTCGCGGCCGCCAACACCCTCCTGGCCGGTACGCCGAGCGCCGGGGTCGAGCTGCGCTCCCAGCAGGCGGCGGGCTCGGCGGTGCGCTACGTCGGCGAGCCCGACGAGGTCGCCGAGGCGCGGGGGGTGGCCGACCGGGTCGCCAAGCTCCAGCGGGCCGGCACGCCCTACGGCGAGATGGCGGTGCTCTTCCGGATCAACGCGCAGTCCGAGACCTTCGAGGACGCGCTCACCGACCGCGGCATCCCCTACGTCGTGCGCGGCGCGGCGCGCTTCTTCGACCGCCGCGAGGTCCGCGAGGCGGTCACCCGGCTGCGCGGCGCCGCGCGCTCGGGCGAGGCCGACGACCTGCCGTGGCTCGAGGTGGTCAAGGCGGTCCTGTCCGGCATGGGCTGGACGGCCGAGCCCCCGACCAACCGCGGCCAGGTCCGCGATCGCTGGGAGTCCCTCCAGGCGCTGGCCGACCAGGCCGGTGCCTTCGCCGAGGAGCGCGGCATCGAGTCCTCGGTGGCGGCCTTCGTCGACGAGCTCGACCGCCGCGCCACCGAGCAGCACGCGCCGACCGCCGACGGCGTGACGCTGGCGACCTTCCACGCCGCCAAGGGCCTGGAGTGGGACGCCGTCTTCTGCTGCGGCGTCCAGGACGGCACCGTCCCCATCGTCTACGCCGAGCAGGGGGGAGCCCGCCCCGACGCGGTCGAGGAGGAGCGCCGGCTGCTCTACGTCGGTATGACCCGCGCCCGGCGCGAGCTGATGGTGTCGTGGTCGGCCGCGCGCAACCCGGGCCAGGCCCCGCGACGCCAGCCCTCGCGCTTCCTGGTGCCGATGCTGCCGGCCAGCCAGCAGCCCCAGCCGGCCCGCGGGCGGACCAAGGTCGCGCGCTGCCGTGAGTGCCTCCAGCCGCTCACCTCGGCCGCGGAGAAGAAGCGCGGCCGCTGCGCCCACCACCCGGTCCGCTACGACGAGGGCCTGTTCGAGCGGCTCAAGGCCTGGCGCCTCGAGACCGCGCGCGAGGCGGGTGAGGACGGCAAGCCGCTCCCGGCGTACGTCGTGTTCACCGACGCCACGCTCGAGCTGATCGCCGAGCACAAGCCCGGTTCGATGGCGGCGCTCGCCAAGGTCAACGGGGTCGGTCCCAACAAGATCGAGCGCTATGGCGAGGCGGTCCTCGCACTTGTTTCAGAAAAACCTTGAAAAACCCCGATAAATGATTTGCACGGCCCGAAGACGGGCCGTTACGGTCATCAGACACAACCGCTGCGCACCACAGCCCTGGCACGGCTGGCGCCCAACTGGCACCGAAGGAGGTGGCACCCATGGAGAACTTCGTGATGATCCCGGCAATGACGTCCGCTTGGCAGCGTCCGCTGTCCCCGTCCGCGTTCCTCGGCTGCGCCACCTCTGCCCTCCCGACCTTCGAGGTCCAGGGCATTGCCGCGCGTGCGATCGCTCCGAATGCCGCTTTTGCGCCGTTCGCGACCCTCGCCGCCGCCGTGGCCCTGGATGCCGTCAAGCGGGAGCGCGCACACGCCGGCATGGGACGCCGCGGCACGACGACCGCCTACGTCCCGGGTTCACTCGCCTGGAGTCCACCGATCTGAGATAGCACTCAGCTCGGCACCCTCCAGGCCGCGGAACCCGAATCACCGGGATCCGCGGCCTTCGTACTTCTCCGACCGAGAACCGCGAAGGCGCAGATCCCGCAAGGAATCGACCAACGCGATCAGGTCTGAGTAGAGGAGGTGAAAGCAGAAATGACGACCAGTGTTCTCGAGCCGACGCTGGACGAGCTGCTGCCGTGCCGGCTGAACGATGCCGAGCTGTGGTTCGCCGAGTCCCCGTCGGATGTCGAGGCCGCCAAGGCGCTGTGCGTGGACTGCCCGGTCCAGGCGATGTGCCTCGCCGGCGCGCTGGAGCGGCGCGAGCCGTGGGGCGTCTGGGGCGGCGAGCTGTTCCTGGCCGGCGTGGTGATCCCGCGCAAGCGGCCCCGGGGCCGGCCGCGCAAGGACGCCGCCGCGTAGGCCACGCCGACGCAGCAACTCATCAACGCAGTACCACCGAAGAGCTTTCTCATACCTCCAGAACGGAAATCATCATGAACAACCTCCTCAACGAAGAGATGGCGCGGGCGCAGATGTCCATGCGCCTGGGAGAGGCGCAGCAGCTGCGCGCGGCCAGTCGGATGGCCCGTGCGCGTCGCTTGAGCCGCAAGGCCGAGCGTGCAGCGCAGCAGGCTCGTCTCGCCCTCGCTCGCGCTCTCTGAGTCCGTACCGCGGGGGCTCCCGCACCACGGACAAGCGAGACCGGAATTCTTCGGGACCTCCCTCGAAGGGCACCTGATCGCGGGTGAACAGGAAGGGCCGGTTCGACCGATCGTCGAACCGGCCCTTCCGGCTTTTTGAGCAGCGCCGGCGGGTCGCTCCGGCGCCACTAGGCTGGCGCCGTGACGCTGCACTGCGACTTCTGCGGGCGCCGGGCGGACGGCGACGTCCCGCCGTTGACCTGGTCCACGTCGGTCGAGCGGGGGCGGGTCCGGCACTACTGCGACGAGTGCTCGCGGGCGAACCTGCGCTCGATGGAGGCCAAGCTCGACAGCGAGTGGTGGTAGCCGCCGCTCAGGGCAGCTCGAGGAAGCCGTCCCAGGAGCAGCCGCAGCCGGGGTGGCGGCCCCACGGGGTCCGCACCGGTACGCCGTGCGGGCCGAGGTCGACGGTCGCCGACCAGGTGGTGGGCTCCTCGCCGTCGGCGTAGCGCAGGAGGTCCTGCACGGCCCAGGCGAGCGCGAGCCGGTCGAGCACCGGGTCGCGAGGCGCCGGCTGGGCGGCGCCGCGGGCGGCGGCCTGGGCCAGGAGCAGCGCGCGGCGGGGATCGGTCACCGACGCGTGGGCGTCGACGCAGCGCAGGCAGGCGGTGCGGCCCGGGTCGACGAACGGGCCGACCTGCATCCCGGTGGCGTCCCCGGCGACGACCAGGTGCGGGACCGAGCCGCGCACGAGCGGGTCGAGGCGCTCGCGGGGGAGCGGACCGGGGTGCAGGACCAGGTGCACCGCGCCGGGGTCGTCGGCGGTGGGGGTGGTGGCGAGCCCGGCCTCGGCGAGCAGGCCGGTGAGCAGGTCGGTGAGGGGGCCGGGGGCGGCACGCACGGCGATCCGGGCGGCGGCGCGCGCCTCGTGGCGGCGTACGGCATCGGGGCCGAACTGGGCGAGCAGCGGACCCAGCCCGGGTGGGAGCGGCCACGGGGGAGCGGGATGGACCAGTCCGGCCTCGCGGAGCCGGGCCAGGGCGGTCGCGGCGGACTCGCTCAGCGGCGCGTCAGCCGGGTGCCCGGTGGGCCGGCCGAGCGCGCTCAGCAGCCGCCGGACGGCGGGATCGTCGGGGACCGACGCCCGCGGCGGGTCGAGTCCCACCTGGAGGACGCCCGGTGCGCGGTGGAGCACCGGCGTACCGGGGCGCAGCACCAGGGCGGCCGCCGACGGCGACGCGGTGGTCCCGGCAGCGATCGGCATGCGGGCAGCGTGCCACGGGCGGGCGGGGGCGCGCGGCGCTCATCCACAGGCCCGGCTGGAAAAACGCGCCACGGGCGGCTCCACCGAGGTGGAGCCGCCCGTGACAATCGGCTGAGTGCCTGAGGTTCAGGCCTTGCCGAGGATGCGGTTGAGGTTCGTGCCGCACTCGGGGCAGACGGCCTTGGCCATCCGGGTCCCCTTCTCGTTGACCTTGACCTCGCCCTCGGCCTCGCGCTTGGCCTTGCACTTCACGCAGTAGAACTCGCCGCTCCAGGTCTCCGCCATGACGGCCTCCTTGCTTTTTGTTCGTTCGGTCGTCGCGACGGGGGACATTGGGGGAAGCCCGTCGGGGTTCGGAGCCGCACTCCGAACCTCCCCGACCCTACGGCACAGCCCCACGGAGTCGCAGTACCGTGCCCCGCATGTCTGATTCCGCCGTGAAATCGCCCACGCCCCCCGTGCTGACCCACCTGCGCCTCGAGCGGCCCTCGGCGGGGGTCGCGCTGCTGGTCCTGGACCTGCCGGAGATGCGCAACGCGATGAGCGACGAGATGACCGCCTCCTGGGTCGCGGCGGTCGACCACCTGGCCGCGGACCCCACCGTGCGGGCCGTCGTGGTCACCGGGGAGGGCAAGGGGTTCTGCTCCGGCGGCAACCTGAGCTGGCTGGCCTCGGAGCCCGACGCGACGGTGGACGACCTGCGCACCCGGATGCTGCCGTTCTACCGCGCGTGGCTCTCGATCCGCCGCCTGGAGGTGCCCACGATCGCCGCGATCAACGGCGCCGCGATCGGTGCGGGGCTGTGCCTGGCCCTGGCCTGCGACCTCCGGTACGCCGCGCGCGGCGCCAAGATGGGCGTGCCGTTCACCCGGCTGGGGATCCACCCGGGCATGGCGGGCACCTACCTGCTGCCCGAGGTGGTGGGCCCGGCCGCGGCGCGCGACCTGTTCCTGACCGGGCGGCTGGTCGATGCCGACGAGGCGCTGGGCCTGGGCCTGGTCTCGCGGGTGCTGGAGCCCTCGGCCTTCCTCGACGAGGTGCTGGCGACCGCGGCGGACATCGCCGCCGCCGCGCCGATCGCGACCCGGCTGACCAAGGGCGCGCTCCAGCGCGGGCACGCCGACCTGGAGGCGGCGCTGGCCTGGGAGGCGCTCGCGCAGCCGGTGACGCTGGCCACGGCGGACCTGCAGGAGGGGATCCGGGCCGCGCAGGAGAAGCGCCCGGCGCGCTTCGAGGGGAGATAGCGAGAGACCCCCGGGTCCGCATCTGCCCCTCGCTTGCCTTCCCCTTGCGAGCGAGGTGCTGCGGCCCCAGGGGCCTCTTCTGGGCATGACGCTAGGGATCCCCGGCGGCGCGGTCAATCCGGGAGTCCGACAGCCTGTGGACAGGCTTGTGGAGAACTCTGTGGATGAGCGGCCGGGGCCGTGGATGGAGCGGGCCGGAACGGTGTACGGCCTGTGGACGGGGTGCGCCGGTGGTGGACGCCGGGGGCGGCGTACGGTCGGATGACCAGCGGGGATGGTGCCCACCGGCTCCTCCACCGCCTGTGGACAAACATTTCTGCGAGGACGGGAGACCCGTGACCGAGGAGCAGTACGACGGCACGCCGGTGGCGGCGCTGCGCCGGATCGCCTTCCTGCTGGAGCGCGGGCGCGCGGACAGCTACAAGGTCAAGGCCTACCGCGGCGCGGCCGGCGCGATCCTGGCGCTGCCGCCCGACGAGGTCGGCGCGCGGGCGGCGGCCGGCACGCTCACCGAGCTGCCCGGTGTGGGCGCGAGCACGGCCCGGGTGATCGCCCAGGCGGCCGAGGGGCAGCTGCCCGACAAGCTGGCCGAGGTCGAGGCGCAGTACGGCGGCCCCCAGACCTCCGGCGGCGCCGGTGAGACACTGCGGGCCGCGCTGCGCGGCGACCTGCACTCCCACTCGGACTGGTCCGACGGCGGCTCGCCCATCGAGGAGATGGCGATGACCGCGATGGAGCTCGGCCACGACTACCTCGTGCTCACCGACCACTCGCCGCGGCTCAAGGTCGCCCGCGGGCTCTCCGCGGAGCGGCTGACCCGCCAGCTCGACGTGGTCGCGGCCGTCAACGAGCACCTCGACGGGGCCGGCTTCCGGCTGCTGCGGGGGATCGAGGTCGACATCCTCGACGACGGGCGACTGGACCAGACCGATCAGATGCTGGGGCGCCTCGACGTGCGGGTGGCGAGCGTCCACTCCAAGCTCCAGATGGATGCCGACCAGATGACCAAGCGGATGGTGGCCGCGGTGCGCAACCCGTTCACCAACGTGCTCGGCCACTGCACCGGTCGCCTGGTGACCGGGGCCCGCGGCACCCGGGGCCAGTCCCGCTTCGACGCCCGCGCGGTCTTCGAGGCCTGTGCCGAGGAAGGGGTCGCGGTCGAGATCAACTCCCGGCCCGAGCGGCGCGACCCGCCGACCCGGCTCCTGGAGCTGGCCCGGGACATCGGCTGCGTGTTCTCGATCGACAGCGACGCGCACGCGCCGGGTCAGCTCGACTACCCGGTCCTGGGCTGCGAGCGGGCCGAGGCGGCCGGCATCGAGGCCGACCGGATCGTCAACACCTGGCCGGTCGAGCGGCTGCTCGACTGGGCGCGCCCCGGAGCGGACTGACAGGTCCAGACAATTCGCGGGGGCCGGTTCGCGCCGAGGTCCCACCGCGGGGGCGTCCGGCGCCGTAGGGTCGCCGCATGGGCACTCCTCGGGTGGAGGTACGGCGGTCGGGCCGCCGGCGGCGGACCGTGTCCGCCTACCGTGACGGCGAGAAGATCGTCGTGCTCGTCCCCGACAACCTCACCGGCACCGAGGAGCGTGCCTGGGTCTCCAAGATGGTCGCCCGGGTCGAGCGCCGCGAACGACGCAGCGCCGCGCCGCGCCGGTGGAGCGACGACGCGCTGACCACCCGCGCCCAGGAGCTCAGCGACGCCTACCTCGGCGGCCTGGCGGTGCCGGAGTCGGTGCGCTGGGTCGGCAACCAGCGCGCGCGCTGGGGCTCGTGCACGCCCCGGGACCGCTCGATCCGGCTCTCCGAGCGTTTGCAGCGGATGCCGGAGTGGGTGATCGACTACGTGCTCGTCCACGAGCTCGCCCACCTCATCGAGCCGCACCACGACGAGAAGTTCTGGGGCTGGGTCGCGCACTACCCGGCCGCGGAGAAGGCCAAGGGCTACCTGGCCGGCTGGTCCGACGCCGCCCGGATCGACCGGCCGCCCTCGGAGCAGGTCGTGCCCGGCGAGGACGTCGACTAGCTCAGCGCCGCGCGGGCGCGGGCGCGGGCGATGAGCGTGTGCATGGCCGGCTCGAGCTCGGGCAGGTCGCCGATCGGCCACCAGCGCACGGCGAGGGACTCGTCGCTGACCACGGCCGTGGCGTCCGGGGGAGCCGCGGCGACGTAGCGCACGTCGAGGTGGCGTACCTCCCCGCGATCGCCGCAGAAGGGCACCGTGTGCAGGTCGAGCTGGACCGGCTCGGGGTGGAAGGTGAGCGCGGTCAGGCCGCTCTCCTCGTGCGCCTCGCGGCGGGCGACGTCGGCGAGGGTGGCGTCGCCGTCCTCGCAGTGCCCGCCGAAGTGGAACCAGCGCCCGGCCTTGCGGTGCAGGTTGAGCAGCACCCGGTCGCCGGTGGCGTCGATGACGAGGGTGCCCGCCGTGATGTGGTCCGGGTACGACGAGCGCCACATCCCGTCGGGAGCCGACTCCAGGTGGGTGACGTAGCGCCGGCGCAGGGCCTCCTCGACGGCATCGGGCGCGCGCCAGCCGCGGAGCACGGCCAGCGCGTCGTCGTGCAGCGTCACCCGGCGTCGGGCGCGCCGGGCGCCTCGGGGGAGTCGGGCGCCTCGGGGGAGTCGGGGCCGTCGAGCAGCTTGCGCAGCTCGGCGTCGAACTCGTCCTCGCTCAGCGTCTCGGGCTGGGTCGCCTCGGCCCGGAACGACAGCGGGTCGTCGAGGTCGGCGGCGGTGGGGAGCAGGTCGGGGTGCATCCAGACGCCGTCGCGGGCCTCCTGGCCCGAGCGGCTGCGCAGCCCGCCCCACAGCGTGGAGGCGTCGCGGAGCCGGCGCGGGCGCAGCTCGAGGCCGACCAGCGCGGCGAAGGTCTGCTCGGCGGGGCCGCCGGCGGCGCGGCGGCGGCGGACCGCCTCGCGCAGCTTGGTGGCGGCCGGCATCCGCTCGTGGGTCGCCATGCCGACGACCTCGTCGACCCAGCCCTCGACCAGCGCGAGCGCGATCTCGAGGCGGGAGAGCGCGGCGGTCTGGGCCGGCGTCTGCGGCGGGTCGAAGAGTCCGCCCTCGAGCAGGCTCTGCATAGCCTCGGGGTTGCTGGGGTCGATGCCGCGCAGCTGCTCCTGGACCCGGTCCTGGATCTGCTGGGCGTTGATCTCGAGACCCTGGGCGTAGTCGGTGACCGCACCGATCAGGTGCTCGCGCAGCCACGGCACGTGGGCGAAGAGCCGCTGGTGGGCGGCCTCGCGCAGCGCGAGGTAGAGGATGACGTCGTCCTCGGTGACGTCGAGGCCCTCGGCGAAGGCGCGCACGTTGGCCATCACCAGGGCGGCCTTGCCGGGCGCGCCCAGGGGCAGCCCGATGTCGGAGGCGGACAGCACCTCGCCGGCCAGCGCGCCGAGGCCCTGGCCGATCTGCATCGCCATCATCCCGCCGACGGCCTGGCCGATGATGCCGACGAGCGGACCGGCCGCGGCCTTCATCTCCTCGGGCAGCCCCCCGGCCAGCCCGGTCACCGAGCGCGCGGCGACGGGCTCGACGAGGACCTTCCAGACCGGCTGGGTCTCGACGAGCCACTCGGCGCGGCTCCAGGCGGCGGTCGTGGTGACGCCGGAGGGGAAGCCGGTCGCGGTGTCGAGCCAGTGGTCGGCGAGCTGGACGGCGTCCGAGACCCGGTCCCGGTCGCGCTGGGTCGTGGACGGGTCGGGCTCCTGGGCCGCGGTCTGGCGCGCGATGTCGTTGGCGGCGTTCCAGTTGAGCGGGCCGTCGTGCGGCTGCATCAGGGACTGGAGCTGCTGGAAGAACGCCATGCCG encodes the following:
- a CDS encoding ATP-dependent helicase, producing MSESIERLLSALDPEQRKVAETLRGPVRVLAGAGTGKTRAITHRIAHGVQSGVYAPTEVLAVTFTTRAAGELRQRLRALGAPGVQARTFHSAALRQLRYFWPHVHGTELPVLTESKIPMLAAACRTLGIRAEQALLRDLASEVEWAKVSNVGADDYPRLAPAKGRSVGDQTPEAVGRVMAAYEQVKRDQGRMDMEDVLLLTAGVLASDERVAAQVRRQYKWFVVDEFQDVSPLQSALLDLWLGGRDELCVVGDPAQTIYSFAGADATYLKDFPQRYPGTTSIELVRNYRSSPQVVAAANTLLAGTPSAGVELRSQQAAGSAVRYVGEPDEVAEARGVADRVAKLQRAGTPYGEMAVLFRINAQSETFEDALTDRGIPYVVRGAARFFDRREVREAVTRLRGAARSGEADDLPWLEVVKAVLSGMGWTAEPPTNRGQVRDRWESLQALADQAGAFAEERGIESSVAAFVDELDRRATEQHAPTADGVTLATFHAAKGLEWDAVFCCGVQDGTVPIVYAEQGGARPDAVEEERRLLYVGMTRARRELMVSWSAARNPGQAPRRQPSRFLVPMLPASQQPQPARGRTKVARCRECLQPLTSAAEKKRGRCAHHPVRYDEGLFERLKAWRLETAREAGEDGKPLPAYVVFTDATLELIAEHKPGSMAALAKVNGVGPNKIERYGEAVLALVSEKP
- a CDS encoding WhiB family transcriptional regulator — protein: MTTSVLEPTLDELLPCRLNDAELWFAESPSDVEAAKALCVDCPVQAMCLAGALERREPWGVWGGELFLAGVVIPRKRPRGRPRKDAAA
- a CDS encoding DUF5679 domain-containing protein: MAETWSGEFYCVKCKAKREAEGEVKVNEKGTRMAKAVCPECGTNLNRILGKA
- a CDS encoding enoyl-CoA hydratase/isomerase family protein, whose amino-acid sequence is MSDSAVKSPTPPVLTHLRLERPSAGVALLVLDLPEMRNAMSDEMTASWVAAVDHLAADPTVRAVVVTGEGKGFCSGGNLSWLASEPDATVDDLRTRMLPFYRAWLSIRRLEVPTIAAINGAAIGAGLCLALACDLRYAARGAKMGVPFTRLGIHPGMAGTYLLPEVVGPAAARDLFLTGRLVDADEALGLGLVSRVLEPSAFLDEVLATAADIAAAAPIATRLTKGALQRGHADLEAALAWEALAQPVTLATADLQEGIRAAQEKRPARFEGR
- a CDS encoding PHP domain-containing protein produces the protein MTEEQYDGTPVAALRRIAFLLERGRADSYKVKAYRGAAGAILALPPDEVGARAAAGTLTELPGVGASTARVIAQAAEGQLPDKLAEVEAQYGGPQTSGGAGETLRAALRGDLHSHSDWSDGGSPIEEMAMTAMELGHDYLVLTDHSPRLKVARGLSAERLTRQLDVVAAVNEHLDGAGFRLLRGIEVDILDDGRLDQTDQMLGRLDVRVASVHSKLQMDADQMTKRMVAAVRNPFTNVLGHCTGRLVTGARGTRGQSRFDARAVFEACAEEGVAVEINSRPERRDPPTRLLELARDIGCVFSIDSDAHAPGQLDYPVLGCERAEAAGIEADRIVNTWPVERLLDWARPGAD
- a CDS encoding M48 metallopeptidase family protein — encoded protein: MGTPRVEVRRSGRRRRTVSAYRDGEKIVVLVPDNLTGTEERAWVSKMVARVERRERRSAAPRRWSDDALTTRAQELSDAYLGGLAVPESVRWVGNQRARWGSCTPRDRSIRLSERLQRMPEWVIDYVLVHELAHLIEPHHDEKFWGWVAHYPAAEKAKGYLAGWSDAARIDRPPSEQVVPGEDVD
- a CDS encoding NUDIX hydrolase, with the protein product MTLHDDALAVLRGWRAPDAVEEALRRRYVTHLESAPDGMWRSSYPDHITAGTLVIDATGDRVLLNLHRKAGRWFHFGGHCEDGDATLADVARREAHEESGLTALTFHPEPVQLDLHTVPFCGDRGEVRHLDVRYVAAAPPDATAVVSDESLAVRWWPIGDLPELEPAMHTLIARARARAALS
- a CDS encoding zinc-dependent metalloprotease, producing the protein MTDNPGDDQPNPFKGTPFEQIFGALGGAFPGAGGAGGAGGMAFFQQLQSLMQPHDGPLNWNAANDIARQTAAQEPDPSTTQRDRDRVSDAVQLADHWLDTATGFPSGVTTTAAWSRAEWLVETQPVWKVLVEPVAARSVTGLAGGLPEEMKAAAGPLVGIIGQAVGGMMAMQIGQGLGALAGEVLSASDIGLPLGAPGKAALVMANVRAFAEGLDVTEDDVILYLALREAAHQRLFAHVPWLREHLIGAVTDYAQGLEINAQQIQDRVQEQLRGIDPSNPEAMQSLLEGGLFDPPQTPAQTAALSRLEIALALVEGWVDEVVGMATHERMPAATKLREAVRRRRAAGGPAEQTFAALVGLELRPRRLRDASTLWGGLRSRSGQEARDGVWMHPDLLPTAADLDDPLSFRAEATQPETLSEDEFDAELRKLLDGPDSPEAPDSPEAPGAPDAG